DNA from Colletotrichum higginsianum IMI 349063 chromosome 7 map unlocalized unitig_7, whole genome shotgun sequence:
GGCGCCCGCCCTCCGAGGCCCTAGCCGTCTCCCGCCTGattccccttcttttcctcctcctcttccgctgctgccgccaccaTGAACGCCGTCGATGCTTCGGACCACTACGAGGTCTCCTCGCACGAGGCCaccccttccctcctctccatcgtcatcgacaCGAACCCGCGTGCCTGGGCCGCCCTGAACGACGTCCTCCCGCTCtccaaggccatcgccaacgtcCTCGTTTTCGTCAACGCGCACCTCGCCTTCAGCAACGCGAACCAGGTCGCCATCTTTGCCTCCCACAGCAACCGCGCCGTATGGCTCTATCCCGCCAAGCCCGAGCCCGCTacggccaacggcgccgcTGCCTCTGAGGACGTTGCCATgaccggcgtcgacgccttcGCTCCGACCCCGAACCAATCCTCCGCCAACAAGTTCCCCCAGTTCGCCCAGATTGAGTCTGCCGTCATGTCCTCGATGCgcaagctcgtcgacgccaccaccgaggccgacctcgcctgcaccaccacccagcTCTCGGGCGCCCTtaccctcgccctcgcccacaTCAACAAgacctccctctccctcaaCGAGACCAACAAGGCTCCTGACGTCCCCCgctccacctcctccgccctGAGCCGTCTCCGCGCCCGCATCTTTATCCTCTCCGTTTCCGACTCGGAGCCCGTCCAGTACATCTCCACCATGAACGCtgtcttcgccgccgcccactcCCAGATCCCCATCGATACCCTCGCCCTCTCGGGCGACGCCACCTTCCTCCAGCAAGCGAGCTACATCACCGACGGCACCTTTATGCAGGCCGCCAGCCCCCGCGGCCTCTTGAGCTATCTCATGTTTGCctacgccgccgacgccgaggcccgcTCCTCCCTTATCCCCCCGACCCACCACACCGTCGACTTCCGCGCCGCCTGCTTCTGCCACGGTCGCGTCGTCGACACTGGCTTCGTCTGCAGCATCTGCCTCAGCATCTTCTGCGACGTCCCCGAAGGCTCCGAGTGCCTCACCTGCGGCACCAAGCTATCTCTCGGCAGCTACGGCGCTaagcccgccgtcgtcccccgccggaagaagaagaagaagaggaccgTCCTGGCCAACGGCCACATCCGGGAGGAGACGGGCAGCGCTGCGGGCACGCCACGTCCGGGGTAGGGCGTGTCCTTCCATCACCAAGGAGAAGACACAAGTCACGAGCTGACACACTTCGCCGGACAACACCGTTCAGGAGGTGCTGCTGCCAGATCGCAGAAGAAGGCATGACACCATGGCGGTATCGACATCTACCATATCTAGCTGCTCATTACAGCCCGCTTAACCTCGCCAGAGGCTTACAGCGCAGATATCATCGAGGTCCAGCTATATAGATGGGGCTGATTCGCCTATGCTCGACTAAGATACCTGCGAAACATTCCGAGCATAGAAGCAGGATCGTACGGATTGCATTCTGGGCTGGTTTTTTTCATCCTGCTCGTCTACGGCTGAGCAAAGGGAGCCAGCCCTCTGGTTGGATCCGGGGACAAGGCTGGCGTTGGGAAAGAGGCGCTATTTCGCCTCAAGTAGGACCAAAGGTCTGAAGCTCCTTTTTAGTCCCAGAGACAGACCCAAAACAATGGACCTCAAATCGTCCCGGCCACTGCATCTTGAAGCATTCGTGTCTTGTTTCTGTCTTTCATGCCTGCGAAGTGACGCTCTAGGTGGAAGAGGTATGATGTGTATGAAAAAGGGGTATCACTACTGGATAACACTATTAGGGGCCCGAACCTCGCAGCCATTGCAGCCTCAGTCTCCAGGGGTCTACGTCGTGACGCGAATCAACGCATGCCCACCGCAACATGGCCCATAATTGCCTACCTACCACTTCGTTGTTGGCCGCACCCATAAGTCGCTAACCACGCCAACGCCTTTGTTATCATGGTCCTGAATCGACCCTTATCCTTCGGGCGCCCCGAGTAACTTGAGCAGACTCGCCCAAGCGGGACATGACGCATACGGGCTCTCTGTCGGAACCACTCATGGAAGCCAGCGCGAACGAGTCAGTGTTGTGGGCGAAGTATAAATAATACCCGGCCCGCGTCTTCTTGACTGTCATCACGCCAATCGCACCGATCGAGTTGCAATTCCTGACGCCGGGATGGCCCATGAAGTCGTTTGTGATAAAGGATTCCAtgatggcgtcctcgtcccacTCCTCAACATCTCTGCCGCCCGGTCCTCGGCGGGTATTTCCATAGATCCGTTCAGCACATCGTTGAGATGCCATAGTGGTGGCCATGTGCTCCCCCGTGCCACTGGTGACCGTTGCTACGCTGGTCTTGTCTGGGTCATCGGGGTCGCATGGCACGACAGCTGTGCCAATGCCCACCAGAGCAGCGGGACCTATGCGCCCCCGATGTTTCATTCCGATGCCACCGGAAGAAGAGCCCGCCGCGATGTGTCCCCTCTCATCAATCGCTATGGCTCCAACGGTGTCGGTGATGACATCTTCGTGCTCCAGCTCGGTTGCAGCAAAAGGTCGCTTAAGTCCGCGAGTACTGCAGCCCTGGAGCTGTGCAATGGTGCTTGCCAACTTCGTTCCATCTGTCCACAGAGGGGATATTGTGCCATCACGATTTCCTTCATTGGCCAGCTGGCTGGAAGACGCCGTCAGGGGCCGTTCTTCTTGCAGTATGTGAGGTCGAGATCTGTTGGCAGAAGGCGCAGAAGCTCCAACGTGGCTCAAAGGAGAGCGTTCTATTGTTTGCCGTGAGGGTGACGCCCGAGAGTGCGATGATCCAAACGGAGGGCTTCCCTGGTATTGGCCCTGCATCTGTTCGAGTGCCGGAGAACCTCGCAGTGGTGAATCAGGCTGGCCTTCATTCCATGTACCGCTGAGAATAGCACTGACGTGGTCCCTCTGTTGGTTCTGGTACATTCGGGCGGGTGTTGGTACTGTCTCGTATTGCTGGCAGCTATCAGTCGCTTCTCCAGGTGCTTTGCGAGTCCCagtctgcttctgcttctcttcAGCCCGTTTAAGATCTTCTTGCCATCGTAAAAACCGGTCACGCGCGTTTTTAGAGATTAGGTACTCGTTGGGAACACTTTGCATTCCGTTTTCCGAGGCGAAGTTTTTGGCACCCTCACCAACGAGAATATTTGGTGGGACTCGTCGCAGGGATAGAGGCTGGCTGCTTTTGTCCAAGATCAACTTTGCGAGGCAGACCGGGTTTCTGATGTCTGATTGTCATGTTAGTCTTGGCCTTCCACTGCAGTCTCTGCACGTTCACTCACTTGGGACAGCTCCGCAAGCACCACTTCTACCAAGATGATCGACAATCGTTGCATCGCATTCGACGGTCCCATCCATTGAAAGATTGGATCCGTAACCGGCGTTGGTGATCTCCTTGTCTTCGAGGACGCGTAAAGCAGcttcgacggcctcggtggccGAGGCACCAGACTTCAGAAACTTCATTCCCATGGAGGCGGCACTAACTTGGTCAACAGAGAATCATCAGACTGAACAAGGTAAACTGACTCGCTACAAGCTTCAAGGTGAACTCGTTCGTTTTGGTGACTGTGAAAACCGGCACCCGCATGGATGAAGATGGCCCCGATGAATTTGCCCTTGTGCATTCGCTTCAACACGCGGTCGACTGTGCCATTAGCGCCCCCCATTGTCTTTGCATGATTTTGTAAGCTGGGAGCATGGATGGTCTCTAGACAAGGCAATGCAGAGCTTGCAACTGCAGAGGCCGGGTCGTGCTGTGCTTCGGCAACCAAGTTTTCCATTCCACGTGTGGTCCAACCGAATAATGTCCCCCCCTCGAAAGAGATTTTTCGATTGTCTGCTTGGGTTGAAGCAGGGATATTTGGCCGCTTGGTCTTAGGAACAACGTGTCTGTGGTGGTTGTGGCTAGTACGGTATGGTCGACATTGGTTGTTGGGTACGATAATGctgtagatagaggctgcaAGGCTTCCAGGTGTAGCCTAATGGTCAAGGATAGTCGACGGTCTGACGATAAAGATCTGACCCGAAATGGATAGGACCGGTTGCCGGACAGACTCTGGAGAATAAAGATCCTGGGTCGAAAGAAAAGAGTCTCtgtgatggtgatggcgagaGACAACCAGAAATAAGGAATGACAAGACGTGATGACTCTGAGAGGGTTGTCCTAGGACCTTTCGGCTACCACCCAAGAGATCGCGACGGAGATGATActaggagaggaggagagaaaggtgaggatgaggaggtaACTTGAGTGGATTCCAGGAAAGAGATTGCAGGCAGCTTGATGTCTAGGGATGCTTCCGGAACGGTTGAGGAAGGCAATTGCCTTTTCTTAATCAGGAAGCAACAGCCAATGTGGGAAGCCGCAAAACCAAGAATGGTTCTTCCTCTTCTACGACCAGACCACTCATTCCATGTCCCAGAAAGCCTCTGTAAGAAAGAAGGTGCAAAACAAATGTCTTCCCACAGCAGGACTTCTGACTTAAACGGTTCGGATGAACACGATATACCATCCAAATATTTCCAGGTCAGCGGTTGGTACTCGCGAAGTTGGCGTATCATCGAACTCGATGATTCTGAATCAAGTGCCTGCTCTTCACGAGTCTCTAGTAACAGATTTTTTTTGTAAAGAAAGGTCTCGAAAAGCTTAGGTCCTGGTGTTGTAAACAATTTAAGTCTCGAATAAGATGCTGGGAAAACATCAAGGCGTCGATGCAAAAGAATAATTACGTAATATAATTAGTGCGTATAGACAGTGTCAAATCAATGACACGGCCTTCCCTTCCTGGTGTGCTTGGTGGGGCATGTGGTGGGGCACCGACCTCTCCATGGCTGGAGAATCCACCGACTCTGATGCACAGCCGCAGGTTGGGAGCTTCCATCGGTGACAAGGCACACATTTCCGGCTACCTTCCCTCGGACGCACGTCGTAATCAACATCACGACACATCCGACACCTCGACGGCCCATCCCTCCACTCATTGATGCTGCAACTGAGCTAGAGTCTCCCAGAGCGCATCAGAACCAACTTCCACGATGGCGAACCAAACGCCTGCCGTTGTCATGGACAAGTAAGCCAACAATGTCACCCTGCCCCGCACCCCCCGAGGCAGACGTCAGTGAGACCATCGCCAGCTAACGGGCCATCACCAGCGGCACGGGATTCTCGAAGCTCGGTATGCCAATTGCACACATCCATCGTCCGTATTCCGAATAATAGCTCTGATTTTCGAACCAGGTTTCGCCGGCAACGACTCCCCGTCCTTCGTGTTCCCGACCGCCATCGCGACGAAAGGTGCTGCCGGAGGCAGTGGAGGAACGGGCTCTGGCCGTCCAGCTGTTGCGAACAAGCCTTCCTTCCTTACGGGCGGCGCAGGCCCCGGCGGCCACCTGAACTCGAAGCGAGGAACCGAGGACTTGGACTTCTTTATTGGCGATGAGGCCATTGCGGCCTCTGGAGGACCCGGTCAGTAGTTGGACGCGAACATCAGGGCACGGAATGGCCAATCGCTGACGGATTCACCAGGCTACGGTCTTCATTATCCCATCCGCCACGGTCAAATAGAGAACTGGGTTAGAGGATATCCCACGCAGGAAGCTCTGCTGGACTCGAACTAACATCATCCAGGACCACATGGAACGATTCTGGTCTAACTCCATCTTCAAGTATCTCCGCGTCGAGCCCGAAGACcacttcttcctcctcacAGAACCGGTACGACCCGGAGATCCGGAACCGATGGTCCCAGAGCCTTGAACTGATCTTGTCCTAGCCCCTGAACCCTCCCGAGAACCGCGAGAACACGGCCGAGATCTTCTTCGAGTCATTCAACTGCGCCGGTCTGTACATCGCCGTCCAGGCCGTgcttgcccttgccgcctCGTGGACCTCGTCCAAGGTTCACGACCGGTCTCTGACCGGTACGGTCATCGACTCTGGTGACGGTGTTACCCACGTCATCCCTGTCGCCGAGGGCTACGTCATTGGATCCTCCATCAAGTCGATCCCCATCGCCGGCCGCGACCTGACCTACTTCGTGCAGTCCCTGCTGCGCGACAGAGGCGAGCCGGACTCGTCGCTTAAGACGGCCCAGGAGATCAAGGAGCAGCACTGCTACGTGTGCCCCGATATCGTCAAGGAGTTCTCCCGCTACGACCGCGACCCCACCCGCTTCATCAAGCACCCTGTGCTCCAGCCTGGCGGCCGCCAGGTCTCCGTCGATGTCGGATACGAACGCTTCCTCGCTCCCGAGATCTTCTTCAACCCCGAGATTTACAGCTCCGACTTCCTCACTCCCCTTCCCACTGTCGTCGACAACGTCATCCAGTCATCGCCTATTGACGTCCGTCGCGGTCTCTACAAGAACATTGTCCTTTCTGGAGGCAGCACTCTGTACAAGGATTTTGGTCGTCGTTTGCAGAGAGATATCAAGCAGTTGGTCGACGCGCGCATCCGTGCCAGCGAGGTCCGTAGTGGCGGTGCCAAGTCCGGCGGCTTGGAGGTTCAGGTCATTACGCACAAGAGACAGAGGCACGGCCCCTGGTTCGGTGGTAGCTTGTTGGGCCAGACGCCCGAGTTCCGCTCCTATTGCCACACCAAGGCTGAGGTAAGAGCGAACAGTGACATCACGTACACGACTTTTGCTGACTCATTTGACAGTACGAGGAGTACGGTCCTAGCATTGTTAGACGGTTTGCGCTGCTGGGTGGCCCTGGCGGCTCATAAATTAGGGGGAATTCGTAAACTACAGGCCAATGTCGCTCCTCGGAAACccgccaccatcaccatcacatCTACTTATTTACGAGAATTCAAAACCATGACCTTGATCAGTCATGTCTTTCTATGCGTTTGATATGTCCTTTCTCGGCCCCCGCCCTGGCTGTCAACGGAACCGCGGTGGTGAGGACTGTACCTGCTAGTCTCACATGGCCCGAAGCTCTGCTCCAGTGACCCTCGCATGTTGCGTCTTGTAGACTTGATGGGGTTTGGTTTGAGTGAAGTGTcatggctggctgggctgggAGTAGTGGCCATCGGTTGTGTCTACATCGGCAGATATACTCTGCAGGTCGTCAGCAGCAAATGCCGACATGGTTCTTATCCATAGGTGACGGCACCTCTTCCTGACTGCTTCTATAGCTCAATCTCAATGCCGAGCGTCACTGGCGAGCACCAACGTCACAGATAGGGTCATGGAGCCATTTCAGAGTTGTCACTTAATACTTGTTTCCGATAGAGTATAAAACGAGATTGGGCATATCATACGCTAAACTCCCACCGCCCGTTCTCCCAGGTAATAGGTATCCGTTCAAAGAAAACAATCCGATGAAAGACATGAAATCGTCCACACGTCCGCCGTGAATCGCAACCAACCGCCACCGCCTAGACTTTTTTGCGAGCTCAGAGATACTCCCcagccttttttttttacaCGACGCAAAACACCCCCCTTTTCGGCCAGGAAGTACGGCTTATTTGCTGGTGTCGACGACGTAACGGCCAGCGATCTGACCCTTCTTCATCATGTCAAAGACCTCGTTGAGCTGGCTCAGACCAACGGTCTTGAAGGGGGCGTTAATCAGGCCGCGGCGGAAGaactcgagggcctcggcaGTGTCTTTGCGGTTGCCGACGTAGCTGCCCTTGATGGTGATCATGCGGATGACAGTGTCGAAGACGGGGGCGCGCAGGTAGGCGTTGGCGGGCAGGCCGATGcagacgacggtgccgcGGGCGCGGACGTACTGGGTGGCTTGCTGGAAGGGCTTCTCGctgacggcgaggaggatgacggcgtgggggccgaggccctcgggGGTGGCCTTCTTGACATCCTCAACGAGGTCAGTCGAGGTGGTGAAGTCGACGAACTCTGTGGCACCGAGCTTCCTGCACATCTCGCCCTTCtcagcgccgccgtcgatggcgacggtgTGGATTCCCATGGCCTTGGCGTACTGGAGGGCCAGCgagccgaggccgccgccagcaccgACGATGGCAACCCACTGGCCGGCGCGGACTCCGGACTCCTTGAGTCCCTTGTAGACAGTGATGCCGGCGCAGAGGACgggggcgacggcctcgaggctgACGTCCTTGGGGATGCGGGCGACGTGGGCcgccttggcgatggcgtaCTGCTGGAAGCTGCCGTCGACCGTGTAGCCGGACAGGAGGGCGTGGGGGCAGAGGGGttcgtcggcgtcctggcAGAAGGTGCAGGCAAGGCAAGAGCCGTTCAGCCACTTGACGCCGGCGTAGTCGCCAATCTCGACATCCTTGACAAGCTCACCCCGAGCAACGACAACACCAGCACCCTCATGGCCGCCAACTAGCGGGAGTTTGGTGGCCAGGGGCCAGTCGCCCATCATGGCGTGCAGGTCGGTATGGCAGACGCCGGAGTACTTGATGTTGATCAAAACTTCATCGGAAGCAGGCTTCTGGACGGGGATTTTCTTGTAGATGGCAGCTAGGAAACATCGCGTCAGAAACGGAAGTGCGGTTGCTATGTGACAAGGTGCGGCATACGTCCACCGGTCTTCTCAATGACCTGAGCCCACTGCTCGGTTGGGATCTCGGGGGCCGACATTATGGCTACTGGTGTTTGTGGTATTGAAAGGTCACTGAAGAAGAGATGGGGGTTTCCTGCTGAGAGCTAGGAAGAGATATTGGTGTATAAGATGGAAGACTGT
Protein-coding regions in this window:
- a CDS encoding Alcohol dehydrogenase 1, with the protein product MSAPEIPTEQWAQVIEKTGGPAIYKKIPVQKPASDEVLINIKYSGVCHTDLHAMMGDWPLATKLPLVGGHEGAGVVVARGELVKDVEIGDYAGVKWLNGSCLACTFCQDADEPLCPHALLSGYTVDGSFQQYAIAKAAHVARIPKDVSLEAVAPVLCAGITVYKGLKESGVRAGQWVAIVGAGGGLGSLALQYAKAMGIHTVAIDGGAEKGEMCRKLGATEFVDFTTSTDLVEDVKKATPEGLGPHAVILLAVSEKPFQQATQYVRARGTVVCIGLPANAYLRAPVFDTVIRMITIKGSYVGNRKDTAEALEFFRRGLINAPFKTVGLSQLNEVFDMMKKGQIAGRYVVDTSK
- a CDS encoding Actin-like protein 3 translates to MANQTPAVVMDNGTGFSKLGFAGNDSPSFVFPTAIATKGAAGGSGGTGSGRPAVANKPSFLTGGAGPGGHLNSKRGTEDLDFFIGDEAIAASGGPGYGLHYPIRHGQIENWDHMERFWSNSIFKYLRVEPEDHFFLLTEPPLNPPENRENTAEIFFESFNCAGLYIAVQAVLALAASWTSSKVHDRSLTGTVIDSGDGVTHVIPVAEGYVIGSSIKSIPIAGRDLTYFVQSLLRDRGEPDSSLKTAQEIKEQHCYVCPDIVKEFSRYDRDPTRFIKHPVLQPGGRQVSVDVGYERFLAPEIFFNPEIYSSDFLTPLPTVVDNVIQSSPIDVRRGLYKNIVLSGGSTLYKDFGRRLQRDIKQLVDARIRASEVRSGGAKSGGLEVQVITHKRQRHGPWFGGSLLGQTPEFRSYCHTKAEYEEYGPSIVRRFALLGGPGGS
- a CDS encoding Threonine aspartase, with product MGMKFLKSGASATEAVEAALRVLEDKEITNAGYGSNLSMDGTVECDATIVDHLGRSGACGAVPNIRNPVCLAKLILDKSSQPLSLRRVPPNILVGEGAKNFASENGMQSVPNEYLISKNARDRFLRWQEDLKRAEEKQKQTGTRKAPGEATDSCQQYETVPTPARMYQNQQRDHVSAILSGTWNEGQPDSPLRGSPALEQMQGQYQGSPPFGSSHSRASPSRQTIERSPLSHVGASAPSANRSRPHILQEERPLTASSSQLANEGNRDGTISPLWTDGTKLASTIAQLQGCSTRGLKRPFAATELEHEDVITDTVGAIAIDERGHIAAGSSSGGIGMKHRGRIGPAALVGIGTAVVPCDPDDPDKTSVATVTSGTGEHMATTMASQRCAERIYGNTRRGPGGRDVEEWDEDAIMESFITNDFMGHPGVRNCNSIGAIGVMTVKKTRAGYYLYFAHNTDSFALASMSGSDREPVCVMSRLGESAQVTRGARRIRVDSGP
- a CDS encoding Transcription factor tfb4, producing MNAVDASDHYEVSSHEATPSLLSIVIDTNPRAWAALNDVLPLSKAIANVLVFVNAHLAFSNANQVAIFASHSNRAVWLYPAKPEPATANGAAASEDVAMTGVDAFAPTPNQSSANKFPQFAQIESAVMSSMRKLVDATTEADLACTTTQLSGALTLALAHINKTSLSLNETNKAPDVPRSTSSALSRLRARIFILSVSDSEPVQYISTMNAVFAAAHSQIPIDTLALSGDATFLQQASYITDGTFMQAASPRGLLSYLMFAYAADAEARSSLIPPTHHTVDFRAACFCHGRVVDTGFVCSICLSIFCDVPEGSECLTCGTKLSLGSYGAKPAVVPRRKKKKKRTVLANGHIREETGSAAGTPRPG